A single window of Aquarana catesbeiana isolate 2022-GZ linkage group LG10, ASM4218655v1, whole genome shotgun sequence DNA harbors:
- the LHB gene encoding lutropin subunit beta, with protein MFSTIRMFSCQLTILLLFAHLSAVQGRHVCHLANATISAEKDHCPVCITFTTSICTGYCQTMDPVYKTALSSFKQNICTYKEIRYDTIKLPDCLPGTDPFFTYPVALSCYCDLCKMDYSDCTVESSEPDVCMKRRISI; from the exons ATGTTCTCTACTATAAG GATGTTTAGTTGTCAGTTGACAATCCTGCTTTTGTTCGCTCACTTGTCTGCTGTGCAAGGACGTCACGTATGCCACCTTGCTAATGCAACTATCTCTGCAGAGAAAGACCACTGCCCAGTATGCATTACCTTCACCACCAGCATCTGCACTGGCTACTGTCAGACCATG GACCCTGTCTACAAGACAGCTCTCTCCTCATTTAAACAGAACATCTGTACCTATAAGGAGATCCGCTATGACACCATCAAACTGCCAGACTGTTTACCTGGCACAGACCCGTTTTTCACCTACCCCGTGGCATTGAGCTGTTACTGTGACCTCTGCAAGATGGACTATAGCGACTGTACCGTGGAGAGCAGTGAACCCGATGTTTGCATGAAGAGACGCATATCCATTTGA